A stretch of Catenulispora sp. GP43 DNA encodes these proteins:
- a CDS encoding RpiB/LacA/LacB family sugar-phosphate isomerase, whose protein sequence is MRIAVSADEVAGVAAQIGPELERRGHSVLLFGALAPGERADWAWCSEAAARAVAEGRADQAVVACWTGAGASIAANKVDGVRAALCTDAVMADGARKWADANALALSLRLTSQPLLVEMLDAWFAGEPSADPVDAANVAHVAEIES, encoded by the coding sequence ATGCGCATCGCGGTGTCGGCGGACGAGGTGGCCGGGGTGGCCGCGCAGATCGGCCCGGAGCTGGAGCGCCGCGGCCACTCGGTGCTGCTGTTCGGCGCGCTGGCACCGGGGGAGCGCGCGGACTGGGCCTGGTGCTCGGAGGCCGCCGCGCGCGCTGTCGCCGAAGGACGTGCCGACCAGGCGGTGGTGGCGTGCTGGACCGGCGCCGGCGCCTCGATCGCGGCCAACAAGGTGGACGGCGTCCGGGCCGCGCTGTGCACGGACGCCGTGATGGCCGACGGGGCCCGCAAGTGGGCCGACGCCAACGCGCTGGCCCTGAGCCTGCGCCTCACCTCGCAGCCGCTGCTGGTGGAGATGCTCGACGCCTGGTTCGCCGGCGAGCCGAGCGCCGATCCGGTGGACGCCGCGAACGTGGCGCACGTCGCGGAGATCGAGAGCTAG
- a CDS encoding hemerythrin domain-containing protein: MSTEPATSTTGRIDFTLMYVTHDAFRRDLARLRRAAAEGRTDSLGVRAGWANFKRQLHVHHTSEDEALWPRVEAAGAGRADTAEILAAMAAEHAHLDPLLEAVDAALEQRTARPAELADVVAELESALGGHMKHEEEAALPLIQEVLTPKDWAAFGQAIARKQKLSGAAAYVPWVIDGADDAQRAAFFGAMPAPVKVLNRLFWSSRYHKRHSWA; the protein is encoded by the coding sequence GTGAGTACCGAACCCGCCACGAGCACCACCGGCCGCATCGACTTCACCCTGATGTACGTCACCCACGACGCCTTCCGCCGCGACCTGGCCCGGCTGCGCCGCGCCGCCGCCGAGGGCCGCACCGACAGCCTCGGTGTCCGGGCCGGCTGGGCGAACTTCAAGCGCCAGCTGCACGTCCACCACACGTCCGAGGACGAGGCGCTGTGGCCGCGGGTCGAGGCCGCCGGCGCCGGCCGGGCCGACACCGCCGAGATCCTCGCCGCGATGGCCGCCGAACACGCGCACCTGGATCCGCTGCTGGAAGCCGTGGACGCGGCCCTGGAGCAGCGCACCGCGCGGCCCGCGGAGCTGGCCGACGTCGTCGCGGAGTTGGAGTCCGCGCTCGGCGGCCACATGAAGCACGAGGAGGAGGCCGCGCTCCCGTTGATCCAGGAGGTCCTGACACCCAAGGACTGGGCCGCGTTCGGCCAGGCGATTGCCCGCAAGCAGAAGCTGTCCGGTGCCGCGGCCTACGTCCCGTGGGTCATCGACGGGGCCGACGACGCGCAGCGCGCGGCGTTCTTCGGCGCCATGCCCGCCCCGGTCAAGGTCCTGAATCGGCTCTTCTGGAGCTCGCGCTACCACAAGCGCCACTCGTGGGCCTGA
- a CDS encoding 50S ribosomal protein bL37 gives MAKRGNKRRGRKKKGANHGKRPNA, from the coding sequence ATGGCTAAGCGCGGTAACAAGAGGCGGGGTCGCAAGAAGAAGGGCGCGAACCACGGCAAGCGTCCCAACGCCTGA
- a CDS encoding ATP-binding cassette domain-containing protein — MQNVTEWIEVRGAREHNLRAVDVAVPKRALTAVTGVSGSGKSSLVFDTIAVEARRQLNETLPAFVRGFLPALSRPAVDAVEHLPAVILVDQRRLRGGARSTVGTITDIAPLLRLLFSRAGEPLVPHADAFSFNMPAGMCPACEGLGEATVVDLDAFLDRSRSLEDGALRCEIFAVGSRNWQILAGSGRLDPRRPVAEYSEAELHDLLHADDGVVAMEFQGQAYHASYEGAVTKFRRLYLDQDPETRSARTRKLVAAFTKTAGCPDCGGTRLSPLALSSRVAGHTIADLSAMPVSDLVKTLEAISDPAIAPLLNALWARLEDLIGIGLGYLSLDRRTASLSGGEAQRVKLVRQLASSLNDLLYVFDEPSIGMHPRDVSRMTDLLRALRDKGNSVLVVEHDRDVIVAADHVIDIGPGAGAAGGEIGYTGDVPGLRASATLTGRFLDEPVRLKSSVRAPTGKLPVVQAGAHNLTGFDLDVPTGVLTVLTGVAGSGKSTLAHDVLRVQHPAVIAVDQSPPGANRRSTVATYAGVQDPIRRAFARANGVDPALFSANSAGACPECAGLGVIEQDLAYLDTVAIPCPACHGRRFTDEVLRYRLRGRSIGDVLETTVAEAVQFFAAERRVSAVLGALATVGLDYLRLGQPLTTLSGGEGQRLKLAGHLAEPGGVYVLDEPTTGLHMSDVRRLLAALDRLIDGHGATVIVIEHNLDLVAHADWVIDLGPEAGNEGGRVLYEGTPADLVRVQGSHTGEYLRRAIEGTPVEDTSVDGASVDDAPVTEAAR, encoded by the coding sequence ATGCAAAACGTGACGGAATGGATCGAGGTCCGAGGAGCCCGGGAACACAATCTTCGGGCCGTCGACGTGGCGGTCCCCAAGCGCGCCCTGACCGCCGTGACCGGAGTGTCCGGGTCGGGCAAGTCCTCGCTGGTGTTCGACACCATCGCCGTGGAGGCACGGCGCCAGCTCAACGAAACCCTGCCCGCCTTCGTCCGGGGCTTCCTGCCGGCCCTGTCCCGGCCGGCCGTGGACGCCGTGGAACACCTGCCGGCCGTCATCCTGGTGGACCAGCGGCGGCTGCGCGGCGGCGCGCGCTCCACGGTCGGCACCATCACCGACATCGCTCCGTTGCTGCGCTTGTTGTTCAGCCGGGCCGGGGAGCCCTTGGTGCCGCACGCCGACGCCTTCTCGTTCAACATGCCGGCCGGGATGTGCCCGGCGTGTGAGGGTCTGGGCGAGGCGACGGTCGTGGACCTGGACGCGTTCCTCGACCGCTCCCGGTCGCTCGAGGACGGAGCCCTGCGCTGCGAGATCTTCGCCGTCGGCAGCCGGAACTGGCAGATCCTCGCCGGATCGGGCCGCCTGGACCCGCGGCGGCCGGTCGCCGAGTACTCCGAGGCCGAACTGCACGACCTGCTCCACGCCGACGACGGCGTCGTGGCCATGGAGTTCCAGGGCCAGGCGTACCACGCCTCCTACGAGGGCGCGGTGACCAAGTTCCGGCGGCTGTACCTGGACCAGGACCCTGAGACCCGTAGTGCCCGGACGCGCAAGCTCGTCGCGGCGTTCACCAAGACCGCAGGCTGCCCCGACTGCGGCGGCACCCGCCTGTCGCCGCTGGCGCTGTCCAGCCGGGTCGCCGGCCACACCATCGCCGACCTGTCCGCCATGCCCGTCTCGGATCTGGTGAAGACGCTGGAGGCGATCTCCGATCCGGCGATCGCGCCCCTGCTGAACGCGTTGTGGGCGCGGCTGGAGGACCTGATCGGCATCGGCCTGGGCTACCTGAGCCTGGACCGGCGCACCGCGAGCCTGTCCGGCGGCGAGGCGCAGCGGGTGAAGCTGGTGCGCCAGCTGGCTTCCAGTCTCAATGATCTGCTGTACGTGTTCGACGAACCGAGCATCGGGATGCATCCGCGCGACGTCTCGCGCATGACCGATCTGCTGCGGGCGTTACGGGACAAGGGGAACAGCGTCCTGGTCGTCGAACACGATCGGGATGTCATCGTCGCCGCCGACCACGTCATCGACATCGGGCCCGGCGCCGGAGCCGCCGGGGGCGAGATCGGCTACACCGGTGACGTCCCGGGGCTGCGCGCGTCGGCGACGCTGACCGGGCGGTTCCTGGACGAGCCGGTGCGGCTGAAGAGCTCGGTGCGCGCACCCACCGGGAAGCTGCCGGTGGTCCAGGCTGGGGCGCACAATCTCACCGGCTTCGACCTCGACGTCCCGACCGGGGTGCTGACCGTGCTCACCGGCGTGGCCGGCTCGGGCAAGTCCACGCTGGCCCACGATGTCCTGCGGGTCCAGCACCCGGCGGTGATCGCCGTCGACCAGTCGCCGCCGGGGGCCAACCGGCGCTCGACCGTGGCCACCTACGCCGGCGTGCAGGACCCGATCCGCCGGGCCTTCGCCCGGGCCAACGGGGTCGATCCGGCGCTGTTCAGCGCGAACTCGGCCGGGGCGTGCCCGGAGTGCGCCGGACTGGGGGTGATCGAGCAGGACCTGGCCTATCTGGACACGGTGGCCATCCCCTGCCCGGCCTGCCACGGCCGCCGTTTCACCGACGAGGTGCTGCGCTACCGGCTGCGCGGCCGGTCGATCGGGGACGTGCTGGAGACGACGGTGGCCGAGGCCGTTCAGTTCTTCGCCGCCGAGCGCCGGGTGTCCGCGGTCCTGGGCGCGCTGGCCACCGTCGGCCTGGACTATCTGCGCCTGGGCCAGCCGCTCACCACGCTGTCCGGCGGGGAGGGCCAGCGCCTGAAACTGGCCGGGCACCTGGCCGAGCCCGGCGGTGTCTACGTCCTGGACGAGCCGACCACCGGGCTGCACATGAGCGACGTGCGGCGCCTGCTGGCCGCGCTGGACCGGCTGATCGACGGGCACGGGGCCACGGTGATCGTGATCGAGCACAACCTCGACCTGGTCGCGCACGCCGACTGGGTGATCGATCTGGGGCCCGAGGCGGGGAACGAGGGCGGGCGGGTCCTGTATGAGGGGACGCCGGCGGATCTGGTGCGGGTCCAGGGATCGCACACCGGTGAGTACCTCCGGCGTGCGATCGAAGGAACACCTGTCGAAGACACATCTGTCGACGGCGCCTCTGTCGACGACGCCCCGGTCACGGAGGCGGCGCGGTGA
- a CDS encoding MerR family transcriptional regulator, whose protein sequence is MRPVDLARAAGVSTQQVRNLEAAGTLPQAERSASGYRRYDERHLAALLAYTALVPGLGATGARAILEAVGAGEVPKALALLDAAHAALHQGRASLVEIERTLAAVVVEREPASDTPVRLRVGELAGLLGVRTSALRVWEAAHLLAPTREPETGYRVYGAQDVRDARIIQTLREGYYLFDRIRPIIDGLRRTGSSQALRDALADRRVALDRRSAALLAGAARLGGYIEVLRGSGTVLA, encoded by the coding sequence GTGCGTCCTGTGGATCTGGCGCGTGCCGCAGGTGTGTCGACGCAGCAAGTCCGCAACTTGGAAGCCGCGGGCACACTTCCGCAGGCGGAGCGGAGCGCGTCGGGCTACCGCCGGTACGACGAGCGGCACCTGGCTGCTCTCCTTGCTTACACGGCGCTCGTTCCAGGGCTCGGGGCGACCGGCGCGCGGGCGATCCTGGAGGCGGTCGGCGCCGGGGAGGTCCCCAAGGCTTTGGCGCTGTTGGACGCGGCGCACGCGGCCTTGCATCAGGGCCGTGCGTCGCTGGTGGAGATCGAGCGCACGTTGGCGGCGGTGGTGGTGGAGCGCGAGCCCGCCTCCGACACCCCGGTCCGGCTCCGGGTGGGCGAGCTGGCGGGGCTGCTGGGCGTGCGGACGTCGGCGTTGCGGGTCTGGGAGGCCGCGCACCTGCTGGCCCCGACGCGCGAACCGGAGACCGGCTACCGCGTCTACGGCGCGCAGGACGTCCGGGACGCCCGCATCATCCAGACCTTGCGCGAGGGCTACTACCTGTTCGACCGCATCCGCCCGATCATCGACGGCCTGCGCCGCACGGGCAGTTCGCAGGCGCTGCGCGACGCGCTGGCCGACCGGCGCGTGGCGCTCGACCGGCGTTCGGCGGCGTTGTTGGCGGGTGCCGCGCGGTTGGGGGGCTATATCGAGGTGCTTCGGGGGTCGGGGACTGTTTTGGCCTGA
- a CDS encoding TetR/AcrR family transcriptional regulator encodes MPKIWSDTLADHRDSVREAILDATAELVAEHGLTAVSMSAIAQAGGIGRATLYKYFPDVASILTAWHDRQVVEHMAELMQAAARAQDADRLEAVLRAYAHRNRRDREHHHGADIAASLHASPGVHQAHQHLEHFVSELIAQAAARGRARSDVPPAELAVYCVNALNGAGSLPSKAAVERLVAVTLAGLRP; translated from the coding sequence GTGCCCAAGATCTGGAGCGATACCCTCGCCGACCACCGCGACTCCGTCCGCGAGGCCATCCTCGACGCGACCGCGGAACTGGTCGCCGAACACGGCCTGACGGCCGTCAGCATGTCCGCCATCGCCCAGGCCGGCGGCATCGGCCGCGCGACGCTCTACAAGTACTTCCCGGACGTCGCCTCGATCCTGACCGCCTGGCACGACCGCCAGGTCGTCGAGCACATGGCCGAGCTGATGCAGGCGGCCGCCCGCGCCCAGGACGCCGACCGCCTCGAAGCGGTCCTGCGCGCCTACGCCCACCGCAACCGCCGCGACCGCGAGCACCATCACGGCGCCGACATCGCCGCCTCCCTGCACGCCTCACCCGGCGTCCACCAGGCCCACCAGCACCTCGAGCACTTCGTCAGCGAGCTGATCGCCCAAGCCGCCGCACGCGGCCGGGCGCGATCCGACGTGCCGCCCGCCGAGCTCGCGGTGTACTGCGTGAACGCGCTGAACGGGGCCGGCAGCCTGCCGTCGAAGGCGGCCGTGGAGCGGCTGGTGGCCGTCACGCTGGCAGGGCTGCGGCCCTAA
- a CDS encoding class I SAM-dependent methyltransferase: protein MTHHSPWDVGRPQPAVRQLVEAGAFTGAVLDVGCGHGENALLIAASGLSVTGVDRDAAALERAERQAWERGLQARAKFLRYDVRHLADLGECFDTVLDSLVFHSFEGRQRQEYVAGLRSVLRPGGRLHVLCYSDRHTGPPDPPHKISLTDLDEAFADGWTVIGVSGTTSISQLAPDGIASWLVTTTTTHQEES from the coding sequence ATGACACACCACTCGCCCTGGGATGTGGGCCGGCCGCAGCCCGCGGTCCGGCAGCTGGTCGAGGCCGGCGCTTTCACCGGCGCCGTGCTCGACGTGGGATGCGGGCACGGGGAGAACGCGCTGCTCATCGCCGCTTCGGGGCTGAGCGTGACCGGCGTCGATCGGGATGCCGCGGCCTTGGAACGGGCCGAACGGCAGGCGTGGGAGCGCGGACTACAGGCCCGGGCGAAGTTCCTCCGGTACGACGTCCGGCACCTGGCCGACCTCGGGGAGTGCTTCGACACCGTCCTGGACTCGCTGGTGTTCCACTCCTTCGAAGGCCGACAGCGCCAGGAATACGTAGCGGGTCTGCGTTCGGTACTACGACCCGGAGGACGGCTGCACGTCCTGTGCTACAGCGACCGGCACACCGGGCCGCCCGACCCGCCGCACAAGATCTCGCTCACCGACCTCGACGAGGCGTTCGCCGACGGCTGGACCGTCATCGGGGTCAGCGGGACGACGAGCATCTCCCAGCTCGCGCCCGACGGCATCGCCTCCTGGCTGGTCACCACCACCACTACACATCAAGAGGAATCCTGA
- a CDS encoding DUF2218 domain-containing protein — MPTVNGHIATDRASRYLQQLCSHASRMRHAGPRTEATSDTTGRITRGTAACELTAGPTALWLRITAEDEEQLKGLQEAVTRTLERVGRRDGLTVVWG; from the coding sequence ATGCCCACCGTCAACGGACACATAGCCACCGACCGCGCATCCCGCTATCTCCAGCAGCTGTGCTCGCACGCTTCGCGCATGCGCCATGCCGGTCCGCGCACCGAAGCCACGTCCGACACCACCGGCCGCATCACTCGCGGGACCGCCGCCTGCGAGCTGACAGCCGGCCCGACAGCTCTCTGGCTCCGCATCACCGCCGAGGACGAGGAGCAGCTCAAAGGCCTGCAAGAAGCCGTGACCCGCACCCTGGAGCGGGTCGGCCGGCGCGACGGCCTGACCGTGGTCTGGGGGTAG
- a CDS encoding penicillin acylase family protein translates to MQAYRDHHGIPHARAASVEGAFRAQGHIAALDRGLQMEYVRRKAMGTWSEVVGSRALTDDTFSRRVGLAAAARLSYEALSDQTKAVFTAYAEGVNEALPESLADCDLPEAPAPWEPWHSVAVYLGRHVGMGSMAHKLFRTALLPVAPAEVVWRVRANARDELVVVPTGAVHRVDAEGPPEGHGEKVRGWLNGLAEVETVAASADPAAGSNNWVVSGTHTASGRPLLAGDPHRPFETPGPYWQNHVSCDAFDAIGLSFPGVPGFPHFGHNAYVAWGITHGMADDQDLFVENLDRLERRTEVIKVRDADPVRITVHTSARGGVVVQDDSANTGLALRWTGIAEPDRTLDCLLPMLTTTSVAELDEVMRGWAVPVDHLMMADVHGAIGYRLRGRVPHRDEANSWAAVPGWEQQYAWRGWVPFDDMPAARDPEEGLLVSANNRPSADTAPYVAHDYAGPARATRILQLLREDVAAGRRLDRAAMERIHGDVTSLTARDFIASLEHVKAAEGSRRSQLLEILRAWDGTMGLGSIAATVYTEARRELLWTVPLPDSGDSHASLLTHQQRTGTLWLSFQSLLAGARAGDETIFGAWSEAVGQALDRTAERLDEEIGPDIEDWTWGRLHQCRFTALLPGVPAVAGRPLPGDNETVRAAGLHGIETTAASSGSVARYVFDLGDWESSGWVVPEQSEEWYAAKLVPMHFDWEVIERIGTPIALGTAADQHPESARAALR, encoded by the coding sequence ATGCAGGCTTATCGCGATCACCACGGCATCCCCCACGCCCGCGCGGCGTCCGTCGAGGGCGCCTTCCGCGCCCAGGGCCACATCGCGGCCCTGGACCGGGGGCTGCAGATGGAATACGTCCGCCGCAAAGCCATGGGGACATGGTCAGAGGTCGTCGGATCGCGGGCGCTGACCGACGACACGTTCTCCCGGCGGGTCGGCCTCGCGGCCGCGGCCCGCCTTTCCTATGAGGCGCTGTCGGACCAGACCAAGGCCGTGTTCACCGCGTACGCCGAGGGCGTGAACGAGGCGCTGCCCGAGAGCCTGGCCGACTGCGACCTGCCGGAGGCGCCGGCGCCGTGGGAGCCGTGGCACAGCGTCGCGGTGTACCTGGGCCGGCACGTCGGCATGGGAAGCATGGCGCACAAGCTGTTCCGGACCGCGCTGCTCCCGGTGGCGCCGGCCGAGGTGGTGTGGCGGGTGCGGGCCAACGCCCGGGACGAGCTGGTCGTGGTGCCGACCGGGGCCGTGCACCGGGTCGACGCCGAGGGACCGCCGGAGGGCCACGGCGAGAAGGTCCGCGGATGGCTCAACGGGCTGGCCGAGGTCGAGACGGTGGCGGCCTCGGCGGACCCGGCGGCCGGCAGCAACAACTGGGTGGTCTCCGGGACGCACACCGCCTCGGGGCGTCCGCTGCTGGCCGGGGACCCGCACCGGCCGTTCGAGACCCCGGGCCCGTACTGGCAGAACCACGTGTCCTGCGACGCCTTCGATGCGATCGGCCTGTCCTTTCCCGGCGTCCCCGGCTTCCCGCACTTCGGCCACAACGCTTATGTGGCCTGGGGAATCACCCACGGCATGGCCGACGACCAGGACCTGTTCGTGGAGAACCTGGACCGGCTGGAGCGCCGCACCGAGGTGATCAAGGTGCGGGACGCCGACCCGGTGCGGATCACCGTCCACACCAGCGCGCGCGGAGGCGTGGTGGTGCAGGACGACTCCGCGAACACCGGCCTGGCGCTGCGCTGGACCGGCATCGCCGAACCGGACCGCACCCTGGACTGCCTGCTGCCGATGCTCACCACCACCTCGGTCGCCGAGCTCGACGAGGTGATGCGGGGCTGGGCGGTGCCGGTGGACCACCTGATGATGGCCGACGTGCACGGCGCCATCGGCTACCGGCTGCGCGGCCGCGTCCCGCACCGCGACGAGGCGAATTCGTGGGCTGCGGTACCGGGCTGGGAGCAGCAGTACGCATGGCGGGGCTGGGTCCCCTTCGACGACATGCCGGCGGCGCGCGACCCCGAGGAGGGGCTGCTGGTCTCGGCGAACAACCGGCCCAGCGCCGACACCGCGCCGTACGTCGCGCACGACTACGCCGGCCCCGCGCGGGCCACGCGGATCCTGCAGCTGCTGCGCGAGGACGTGGCCGCCGGCCGGCGGCTGGACCGCGCCGCGATGGAGCGGATCCACGGCGACGTGACCTCGCTGACCGCGCGGGATTTCATCGCCTCGCTGGAGCACGTGAAGGCCGCCGAGGGCAGCCGCCGGTCGCAGCTCCTCGAGATCCTGCGCGCCTGGGACGGCACCATGGGCCTGGGCTCGATCGCCGCCACGGTGTACACCGAGGCCCGCCGCGAACTGCTCTGGACCGTGCCGCTGCCGGACTCCGGCGACTCGCATGCCAGCCTGCTGACACACCAGCAGCGCACCGGCACCCTGTGGCTGTCGTTCCAGTCGCTGCTGGCCGGGGCCCGCGCAGGCGACGAGACCATCTTCGGCGCCTGGTCCGAGGCGGTCGGACAGGCCCTGGACCGGACCGCGGAGCGCCTGGACGAGGAGATCGGCCCGGACATAGAGGACTGGACCTGGGGCCGCCTGCATCAGTGCCGCTTCACGGCGCTGCTGCCCGGCGTGCCGGCCGTCGCGGGCCGCCCGCTGCCTGGCGACAACGAGACGGTGCGCGCCGCCGGCCTGCACGGGATCGAGACCACGGCGGCCAGTTCCGGCTCGGTCGCCCGCTACGTCTTCGACCTCGGCGACTGGGAGAGCAGCGGCTGGGTGGTGCCGGAGCAGAGCGAGGAGTGGTACGCGGCCAAGCTCGTGCCGATGCACTTCGACTGGGAGGTGATCGAGCGGATCGGGACGCCGATCGCGCTCGGGACGGCAGCCGATCAGCATCCGGAGAGCGCGCGGGCGGCACTGAGGTAG
- a CDS encoding alpha/beta hydrolase-fold protein — protein MSRRSSWRKRPAVLLALVLALVGATAAAARPRHELKFDVSFPTATRATPADGRAFVIVSTNANSDPRDQIDIVNGAPYWGRDVEALKPGHQVTLDSGAATYGYPMAALDQLPPGRYYVQAFFTVYDTFHRGDGSTVQMHMPCGDGQNMFDSPRNMYSTPQWITITGDEDKPLKLTLDHVITPADPVPAGGTCQQGNPADSRHVEHIKILSPALTKFWGTPIYIGANVLLPQGYDDPKNANVRYPVEYHFAHFTENAPHGFKEDGSNAFSQYWLNPGSPKFISIEVREENPFYDSSYIVDSPNVGPYGTATTKELIPALDAQFRTIAAPWARVTSGGSTGGWEALASLVFNPDVFGGTFAGYPDPVDFHRHQIVDVYDDANAYNTLRQFDYPTQRPDDRNTAGDTIYDMAQENLWELALGDHDRSGGAWAIWEAVYGPQGKDGYPALVWDKRTGAIDHSVAAQWKPKDLDAKLAAQWPTLGPQLQGEIHMYVGDMDTYFLNDAVELLQKNLDAQTSPPADATFTYGREKPHGWSPYTDAQWFGVYADYIASKAPAGTDISGWHGSATTKAAALDAVHAMLPASMDGGVIDQTDVKLGPSR, from the coding sequence ATGTCTCGTCGGTCGTCCTGGCGGAAACGTCCCGCCGTCCTGCTCGCCCTCGTACTGGCCCTGGTCGGCGCCACCGCCGCCGCGGCCCGGCCGCGGCACGAGCTGAAGTTCGACGTCTCCTTCCCCACCGCCACCCGGGCCACGCCCGCCGACGGCCGGGCTTTCGTGATCGTGTCCACCAACGCGAACTCCGATCCGCGGGATCAGATCGACATCGTCAACGGCGCGCCGTACTGGGGCCGGGACGTCGAGGCGCTCAAACCCGGGCACCAGGTGACCCTGGACTCCGGCGCCGCGACGTACGGCTACCCGATGGCCGCGCTCGACCAGCTGCCGCCGGGCCGGTACTACGTCCAGGCCTTCTTCACGGTCTACGACACCTTCCACCGCGGCGACGGCTCGACCGTCCAGATGCACATGCCCTGCGGCGACGGCCAGAACATGTTCGACTCGCCGCGGAACATGTACAGCACACCGCAGTGGATCACGATCACCGGCGATGAGGACAAGCCGCTGAAGCTGACGCTGGACCACGTCATCACCCCGGCCGACCCGGTCCCGGCCGGCGGCACCTGCCAGCAGGGCAACCCGGCCGACAGCCGGCACGTCGAGCACATCAAGATCCTGAGTCCGGCGCTGACGAAGTTCTGGGGCACGCCGATCTACATCGGCGCCAACGTGCTGCTGCCGCAGGGATACGACGATCCGAAGAACGCGAACGTGCGCTACCCGGTGGAGTACCACTTCGCGCACTTCACCGAGAACGCACCCCACGGCTTCAAGGAGGACGGCAGCAACGCTTTCTCCCAGTACTGGCTGAACCCGGGCTCACCGAAGTTCATCAGCATCGAGGTCCGCGAGGAGAACCCCTTCTACGACTCCTCCTACATCGTCGACTCCCCCAACGTCGGCCCCTACGGCACCGCGACCACCAAGGAGCTGATCCCGGCGCTGGACGCCCAGTTCCGCACGATCGCCGCCCCCTGGGCCCGCGTCACCTCCGGCGGCTCGACAGGCGGCTGGGAAGCGCTGGCCTCGCTGGTGTTCAACCCGGACGTCTTCGGCGGCACCTTCGCCGGCTACCCCGACCCCGTCGACTTCCACCGCCACCAGATCGTCGACGTCTACGACGACGCCAACGCCTACAACACCCTGCGCCAGTTCGACTACCCGACCCAGCGCCCCGACGACCGCAACACGGCCGGCGACACCATCTACGACATGGCCCAGGAGAACCTGTGGGAGCTGGCCCTGGGCGACCACGACCGCAGCGGCGGCGCCTGGGCGATCTGGGAGGCGGTCTACGGCCCGCAAGGCAAGGACGGCTACCCGGCGCTGGTGTGGGACAAGCGCACCGGCGCGATCGACCACAGCGTGGCCGCGCAGTGGAAGCCGAAGGACCTGGACGCGAAGCTGGCGGCGCAGTGGCCGACACTGGGGCCGCAGCTGCAAGGCGAGATCCACATGTACGTCGGGGACATGGACACCTACTTCCTGAACGACGCGGTGGAACTGCTGCAGAAGAACCTCGACGCGCAGACCTCGCCGCCGGCCGACGCGACGTTCACGTACGGCCGCGAGAAGCCGCACGGCTGGTCGCCGTACACCGACGCGCAGTGGTTCGGGGTGTACGCGGACTACATCGCGTCGAAGGCACCGGCCGGGACGGACATCTCGGGGTGGCACGGGAGCGCGACGACGAAGGCGGCGGCCCTCGACGCGGTGCACGCGATGCTGCCGGCGTCGATGGACGGCGGAGTCATCGACCAGACGGATGTGAAGCTCGGGCCGTCGCGATGA
- a CDS encoding DUF1963 domain-containing protein has protein sequence MDFDDAVSMRRILAERLGEDAGRKFATLARPGFRLDRSTDTAPATGRSRLGGPALLDPGTPWPHVGGVPLSLHAVLDIDALDIEGLDVEGLGIDARPGLLNFFYLDPDVPYEQYQRIDTTGTQTCRVIPADPIQAIEVVAPEPARSYPATPLTSSARIALPDCWDVEDGDVEYDRDEHWGPESLILAELSDIDMNTAGQHYAFGWPDTSYTVKVTHRDADGPAVHLLQLAQDAELGWGWGDAGTVYFTIPVKAFASGDYSKATAVVLCC, from the coding sequence ATGGACTTCGACGACGCGGTCAGCATGCGGCGGATCTTGGCCGAGCGGCTCGGCGAGGACGCGGGCCGGAAGTTCGCCACGTTGGCCAGGCCCGGCTTCCGGCTGGACCGCTCCACGGACACGGCACCGGCGACCGGCCGGTCCCGGCTCGGCGGGCCGGCGTTGCTCGACCCGGGTACTCCATGGCCGCATGTCGGTGGGGTCCCGCTTTCGCTGCACGCCGTCCTGGACATCGACGCGCTTGATATCGAGGGGCTTGATGTCGAGGGGCTTGGTATCGATGCGCGTCCCGGCCTGCTCAACTTCTTCTACCTCGATCCGGACGTGCCCTACGAGCAGTACCAGCGGATCGACACCACCGGCACGCAGACATGCCGCGTCATCCCCGCCGACCCGATTCAGGCCATTGAGGTGGTGGCCCCGGAACCGGCCAGGAGTTACCCGGCGACCCCGCTCACCTCATCGGCCCGGATCGCGCTTCCGGACTGCTGGGACGTCGAGGACGGCGACGTCGAATACGACCGTGACGAACACTGGGGCCCGGAATCGCTCATCCTCGCCGAGCTGAGCGACATCGACATGAACACCGCCGGGCAGCACTACGCCTTCGGCTGGCCCGACACCTCGTACACGGTCAAGGTGACCCATCGCGACGCCGACGGCCCCGCCGTCCACCTGCTCCAGCTGGCCCAGGACGCGGAACTCGGCTGGGGGTGGGGCGACGCCGGGACCGTCTACTTCACCATTCCGGTGAAGGCGTTCGCGTCCGGCGACTACAGCAAGGCGACGGCCGTCGTCCTGTGCTGCTGA